A stretch of Oryza brachyantha chromosome 4, ObraRS2, whole genome shotgun sequence DNA encodes these proteins:
- the LOC102704798 gene encoding probable trehalose-phosphate phosphatase 5, whose protein sequence is MDTSNCLPLMSKSQSVLALPSNLMPCLFTSKKHPCSALSVTYISKRELVEVVDGLLGAMTTSSNRENAKMDSGSSDEDSTDNSRASICPSAICSFDQIVASAQNKKIVLFLDYDGTLSPIVNDPEKAFMSPEMRATVKNVAKHFPTAIVSGRSRDKVFDFVKLTEIYYAGSHGMDILASTADSDSTTKETREAKLFQPASEFLTMITEVSKSLIEVTKAIKGATVENNKFCVSVHYRNVDKKNWKLVAQVVNNVLQDFPSLKVSSGRKVLEVRPTINWDKGKAVEFLLHSLGFDDSENVLPIYIGDDKTDEDAFKVLRERKNGCGILVSHVPKKTEAFFRLKDPSEVMEFLSSLVRLKEQSTSED, encoded by the exons ATGGATACGAGCAACTGCTTGCCTCTCATGAGTAAAAGCCAGTCAGTGTTGGCATTACCTTCAAATCTGATGCCATGTTTGTTTACATCCAAGAAGCATCCATGTTCTGCGTTGAGTGTGACATACATCAGTAAGCGTGAACTTGTTGAAGTCGTTGATGGACTTCTCGGTGCAATGACGACATCATCGAACCGTGAAAATGCAAAGATGGACTCAGGTTCTTCTGATGAAGATTCTACGGACAACTCTCGGGCA TCGATTTGCCCTTCTGCGATATGTTCCTTTGACCAAATTGTAGCTAGTGCGCAAAACAAGAAGATTGTGTTGTTCTTGGACTATGATGGCACACTTTCTCCAATTGTGAATGATCCAGAGAAGGCATTCATGTCCCCTGAG ATGCGTGCTACCGTGAAAAATGTTGCAAAGCACTTCCCTACAGCAATAGTTAGCGGGAGATCCCGTGATAAg GTGTTTGATTTTGTCAAGCTGACTGAGATCTACTACGCTGGAAGTCATGGTATGGACATCCTAGCATCTACTGCAGATTCAGACAGTACAACAAAAGAG ACCAGAGAAGCCAAACTTTTTCAACCTGCAAGTGAGTTCTTGACTATGATAACTGAG GTTTCCAAATCTCTGATAGAGGTCACTAAAGCAATTAAGGGTGCAACGGTTGAGAACAACAAATTTTGTGTGTCTGTGCATTATCGCAATGTCGACAAGAAG AACTGGAAGTTGGTCGCACAGGTTGTCAACAATGTTCTACAAGATTTTCCTAGCCTGAAAGTATCAAGTGGACGGAAG GTTTTAGAGGTTCGTCCAACGATCAACTGGGACAAGGGAAAGGCGGTCGAGTTTTTGCTTCATTCACTCGGGTTTGATGATTCTGAAAATGTTCTTCCTATCTATATTGGGGATGATAAAACAGACGAAGATGCATTCAAG GTGCTCCGTGAGCGAAAGAATGGATGTGGGATTCTTGTCTCACATGTGCCAAAGAAGACTGAAGCCTTTTTCAGGCTGAAAGACCCATCAGAA GTGATGGAATTTCTCAGTTCCTTGGTGAGACTGAAGGAGCAATCAACTTCTGAAGATTGA